Proteins encoded together in one Juglans regia cultivar Chandler chromosome 9, Walnut 2.0, whole genome shotgun sequence window:
- the LOC108992732 gene encoding uncharacterized protein LOC108992732 isoform X1, translating to MKPTDSAAAAAAAMKRVFYENGSLFMDPEVVEITPTIFRPYKLFREKEVILHDVIDIDKDLDSSDVMLGNEKFDASNKGKAIEDVSHGSDDHQAKEALVNYLLGASGVETLDPVNGAESPVSFSPVLHNIINLDSHGSDLSYDENNDVYVDDFMDVDEYAIVQAHFDNMNIPPGIEAPIPWLPYFAQHKKKPITGDSSHSTGAQIHLDSAGTNEIASRSSWPAKPVHINRNPISVHRSGVQTKTDSMVPSPEMDLSSPRNHPLVSSDKKKSSTLTHRGSALNLPPGKESSKSRWFLEAFKNKKKPVASSSSSNYSYVNQFDPVLPPGVDSSIWGHYKPEMVKTQVGTSTPYYPTFTVHGDASNYPPGVEPSTLWQPEALKAKMMEPSFTNHAAYPGFYVPFHGLHSPEEVADIPWVPNFIQNQSNIAEGNSAFTVEAISVGDKDENFRKFQLFKQFDTVEDHSDHHYSGHGSSMKQSSKNWAKRIQEEWKILEKDLPDTIFVRVYETRMDLLRAVIIGAEGTPYHDGLFFFDVFFPSGYPNVPPHVYYHSGGLRLNPNLYNCGKVCLSLLNTWAGNKNEKWIPGVSTILQVLVSIQGLILNAKPYFNEPGYAHMSGSASGEMKSQHYNEEVFILSLRTMIYTMRRPPKPFLVFVLGHFCNRAHDILVACKAYMDGAQVGCLVKGGVQDVDVSDKSCSRGFKSILAGYVDMLVKAFIKIGAEDCEKFLSTAMNGNKQESDMPKAAARAFSL from the exons ATGAAGCCGACCGATTCAGCCGCAGCCGCCGCCGCCGCCAT GAAACGAGTGTTTTACGAAAACGGCTCTTTGTTCATGGACCCTGAAGTCGTCGAAATTACACCGACGATTTTCCGACCTTACAAATTGTTCAGAGAAAAAGAG GTTATTCTGCATGATGTGATCGATATAGACAAAGATCTAGATTCTTCTGATGTCATGCTCGGTAATGAAAAATTTGATGCGAGTAACAAAGGGAAAGCAATAGAAGATGTTTCTCATGGTTCTGATGATCATCAAGCCAAG gAAGCTTTGGTCAATTATCTTTTGGGTGCTTCTGGTGTAGAAACCCTTGACCCAGTGAATGGGGCTGAATCTCCAGTGAGTTTTTCCCCCGTGTTGCATAATATAATCAACCTTGACAGTCATGGTTCTGATCTATcttatgatgaaaataatgatgtttatgttgatgattttatggATGTTGATGAGTATGCCATTGTGCAAGCCCACTTTGATAACATGAATATTCCTCCTGGAATAGAGGCACCTATTCCTTGGTTGCCATATTTTGCTCAACATAAGAAAAAGCCAATTACTGGAGATAGTTCACACTCTACGGGTGCTCAAATCCACTTGGATTCTGCTGGTACCAATGAGATAGCATCAAGGTCTTCATGGCCAGCAAAGCCTGTTCACATAAACAGGAATCCAATTTCAGTGCACAGGTCAGGTGTGCAAACCAAAACGGATTCCATGGTTCCCTCTCCTGAAATGGATCTGTCTTCACCTCGGAATCACCCACTAGTTTCCTCCGATAAAAAGAAATCATCTACTTTGACGCATAGAGGAAGTGCTCTGAATCTCCCACCTGGTAAAGAATCATCTAAATCACGCTGGTTTTTGGAGGCTttcaaaaacaagaagaagCCAGTTGCTTCAAGCAGTTCAAGTAATTATAGTTATGTAAATCAGTTTGACCCAGTCCTCCCTCCTGGAGTTGACTCATCTATTTGGGGACATTATAAGCCCGAGATGGTAAAGACGCAAGTCGGTACAAGTACTCCATATTATCCAACGTTCACAGTGCATGGGGATGCATCGAATTATCCTCCTGGGGTTGAACCATCTACACTCTGGCAGCCGGAGGCTTTAAAAGCTAAAATGATGGAGCCTTCTTTCACTAACCATGCAGCATACCCCGGTTTTTATGTTCCATTTCATGGTTTACATTCTCCTGAAGAAGTGGCAGATATCCCCTGGGTTCcgaattttatccaaaatcagtCTAATATTGCTGAGGGTAATTCAGCATTTACTGTTGAGGCAATCTCTGTCGGGGACAAAGATGAAAATTTCAGAAAGTTCCAGCTTTTTAAACAATTTGATACTGTTGAAGATCACTCAGACCATCACTATTCTGGTCATGGTTCCTCCATGAAGCAG TCATCAAAGAATTGGGCAAAGAGGATTCAGGAGGAGTGGAAGATCCTGGAGAAGGATTTGCCTG ATACAATATTTGTTAGGGTTTACGAAACAAGGATGGATCTTCTGCGGGCTGTCATCATTGGAGCGGAAGGCACTCCCTACCACGATGGTCTATTCTTCTTTGATGTCTTCTTCCCCAGTGGCTATCCTAATGTACCACCG CATGTCTACTACCACTCTGGTGGCCTTCGACTGAATCCTAATTTGTACAATTGCGGGAAAGTATGCCTCAGTCTTCTTAACACATGGGCTGGAAACAAGAATGAGAAGTGGATACCGGGTGTCTCAACTATACTACAAGTTCTTGTCTCGATACAAGGGTTGATCTTGAATGCAAAGCCCTATTTTAATGAGCCTGGATATGCACATATGAGTGGCTCAGCCTCTGGTGAAATGAAGTCCCAGCATTACAATGAGGAAGTGTTTATTCTCTCATTGAGGACAATGATTTACACAATGAGGAGGCCACCAAAG CCTTTTTTGGTCTTTGTTCTGGGACATTTCTGCAATCGCGCGCACGATATTCTGGTGGCATGTAAAGCATATATGGATGGTGCTCAAGTAGGATGCTTGGTCAAAGGTGGGGTGCAGGACGTTGATGTTAGCGACAAGAGCTGCTCAAGAGGGTTTAAGAGTATTTTGGCCGGGTATGTGGATATGCTTGTGAAAGCATTTATCAAAATCGGGGCCGAGGACTGTGAGAAATTCCTTTCAACTGCAATGAATGGGAACAAGCAGGAGTCTGACATGCCCAAGGCTGCAGCACGAGCCTTTTCTTTGTGA
- the LOC108992732 gene encoding uncharacterized protein LOC108992732 isoform X2: MLGNEKFDASNKGKAIEDVSHGSDDHQAKEALVNYLLGASGVETLDPVNGAESPVSFSPVLHNIINLDSHGSDLSYDENNDVYVDDFMDVDEYAIVQAHFDNMNIPPGIEAPIPWLPYFAQHKKKPITGDSSHSTGAQIHLDSAGTNEIASRSSWPAKPVHINRNPISVHRSGVQTKTDSMVPSPEMDLSSPRNHPLVSSDKKKSSTLTHRGSALNLPPGKESSKSRWFLEAFKNKKKPVASSSSSNYSYVNQFDPVLPPGVDSSIWGHYKPEMVKTQVGTSTPYYPTFTVHGDASNYPPGVEPSTLWQPEALKAKMMEPSFTNHAAYPGFYVPFHGLHSPEEVADIPWVPNFIQNQSNIAEGNSAFTVEAISVGDKDENFRKFQLFKQFDTVEDHSDHHYSGHGSSMKQSSKNWAKRIQEEWKILEKDLPDTIFVRVYETRMDLLRAVIIGAEGTPYHDGLFFFDVFFPSGYPNVPPHVYYHSGGLRLNPNLYNCGKVCLSLLNTWAGNKNEKWIPGVSTILQVLVSIQGLILNAKPYFNEPGYAHMSGSASGEMKSQHYNEEVFILSLRTMIYTMRRPPKPFLVFVLGHFCNRAHDILVACKAYMDGAQVGCLVKGGVQDVDVSDKSCSRGFKSILAGYVDMLVKAFIKIGAEDCEKFLSTAMNGNKQESDMPKAAARAFSL, from the exons ATGCTCGGTAATGAAAAATTTGATGCGAGTAACAAAGGGAAAGCAATAGAAGATGTTTCTCATGGTTCTGATGATCATCAAGCCAAG gAAGCTTTGGTCAATTATCTTTTGGGTGCTTCTGGTGTAGAAACCCTTGACCCAGTGAATGGGGCTGAATCTCCAGTGAGTTTTTCCCCCGTGTTGCATAATATAATCAACCTTGACAGTCATGGTTCTGATCTATcttatgatgaaaataatgatgtttatgttgatgattttatggATGTTGATGAGTATGCCATTGTGCAAGCCCACTTTGATAACATGAATATTCCTCCTGGAATAGAGGCACCTATTCCTTGGTTGCCATATTTTGCTCAACATAAGAAAAAGCCAATTACTGGAGATAGTTCACACTCTACGGGTGCTCAAATCCACTTGGATTCTGCTGGTACCAATGAGATAGCATCAAGGTCTTCATGGCCAGCAAAGCCTGTTCACATAAACAGGAATCCAATTTCAGTGCACAGGTCAGGTGTGCAAACCAAAACGGATTCCATGGTTCCCTCTCCTGAAATGGATCTGTCTTCACCTCGGAATCACCCACTAGTTTCCTCCGATAAAAAGAAATCATCTACTTTGACGCATAGAGGAAGTGCTCTGAATCTCCCACCTGGTAAAGAATCATCTAAATCACGCTGGTTTTTGGAGGCTttcaaaaacaagaagaagCCAGTTGCTTCAAGCAGTTCAAGTAATTATAGTTATGTAAATCAGTTTGACCCAGTCCTCCCTCCTGGAGTTGACTCATCTATTTGGGGACATTATAAGCCCGAGATGGTAAAGACGCAAGTCGGTACAAGTACTCCATATTATCCAACGTTCACAGTGCATGGGGATGCATCGAATTATCCTCCTGGGGTTGAACCATCTACACTCTGGCAGCCGGAGGCTTTAAAAGCTAAAATGATGGAGCCTTCTTTCACTAACCATGCAGCATACCCCGGTTTTTATGTTCCATTTCATGGTTTACATTCTCCTGAAGAAGTGGCAGATATCCCCTGGGTTCcgaattttatccaaaatcagtCTAATATTGCTGAGGGTAATTCAGCATTTACTGTTGAGGCAATCTCTGTCGGGGACAAAGATGAAAATTTCAGAAAGTTCCAGCTTTTTAAACAATTTGATACTGTTGAAGATCACTCAGACCATCACTATTCTGGTCATGGTTCCTCCATGAAGCAG TCATCAAAGAATTGGGCAAAGAGGATTCAGGAGGAGTGGAAGATCCTGGAGAAGGATTTGCCTG ATACAATATTTGTTAGGGTTTACGAAACAAGGATGGATCTTCTGCGGGCTGTCATCATTGGAGCGGAAGGCACTCCCTACCACGATGGTCTATTCTTCTTTGATGTCTTCTTCCCCAGTGGCTATCCTAATGTACCACCG CATGTCTACTACCACTCTGGTGGCCTTCGACTGAATCCTAATTTGTACAATTGCGGGAAAGTATGCCTCAGTCTTCTTAACACATGGGCTGGAAACAAGAATGAGAAGTGGATACCGGGTGTCTCAACTATACTACAAGTTCTTGTCTCGATACAAGGGTTGATCTTGAATGCAAAGCCCTATTTTAATGAGCCTGGATATGCACATATGAGTGGCTCAGCCTCTGGTGAAATGAAGTCCCAGCATTACAATGAGGAAGTGTTTATTCTCTCATTGAGGACAATGATTTACACAATGAGGAGGCCACCAAAG CCTTTTTTGGTCTTTGTTCTGGGACATTTCTGCAATCGCGCGCACGATATTCTGGTGGCATGTAAAGCATATATGGATGGTGCTCAAGTAGGATGCTTGGTCAAAGGTGGGGTGCAGGACGTTGATGTTAGCGACAAGAGCTGCTCAAGAGGGTTTAAGAGTATTTTGGCCGGGTATGTGGATATGCTTGTGAAAGCATTTATCAAAATCGGGGCCGAGGACTGTGAGAAATTCCTTTCAACTGCAATGAATGGGAACAAGCAGGAGTCTGACATGCCCAAGGCTGCAGCACGAGCCTTTTCTTTGTGA